The sequence AATTCCATGGGAGTTCTCCCAGTCTGTAACTTCAGTAGAAGACTGGCAGAACTCACAGCTAAACAGCAGAGACTTGGTATAACTCAGTCTGGGGTTCCACTCGACTCCTGTTAAAGTTACTGCAGAACGCTAATCACCCCTTGAGAAGCTTCAGGCCCATTCTTTCTAAATACATTTATATTGTCATCGCATACACCAATCAGAACACAGCTCCAAAATTAATGGAATGGAGGTGACAAAATCCAATTTGTGAAATGCATGACCTAGATTGACCTCTATGATCCAATTTTCTGTTGTTCACTCCAAAATATTATGTCCATGAATAAAAATATTGATCGTGCACAGTTGTTTATTCATACTGTACTTTTAGTGTCAATCTCTCAGACTGGGGGCTCAATCTGGTTTATCTTTGTGTGTGTATGGGAAGGGGAATGAATTCACCTTATCAGATATGGATGAGCGGATAGAATCTTGACTGCAAAATGCTATTTCAGCTTTTGCACTGGAATTTTTAAAGCTGTTGTATAATTATACTGAGAAAATGTGCTCGAGCTTGACTGGCTTAATATCTTTATTCAGGAAGAAGATTCCTACAGGAGAATGAATTGGGAGGACAATATGAGATACATCCAACAGCACAACCTGGAACACTCAATGGGAAAGCACACATTTACTGTGGGAATGAACCAGTTTGGAGATCTGGTGTGTACAAGATTAACAGCATGCAGGTCTACTAGATGCTAGTTATTGTGATACTATTACTGAATATGTGGTTAGTGATATCACAGCACCTCATTTTAACAAAGACTCTAACCTCTGCAACCAACATATCTTTGCGATAAAATACAATCTCCTTTGCATTTTACATCTCATTTCACTCTTTTTGCTCTTGTCAAACAGCCAACACCATGGCTGGGGTACTGCCTATATGTCTGCTGTACTTTGTGAATAAAAATCATGGAATGGGTACAGCTGCACCAAACCAAGTGGCAATTTGAAAATGATGGGATAGTGTTGGCAGTGCTCAACACACCAGCTGCTTTCATCTCTCCTTGGCCCCAACCTCCCCACGGTAATGGACTAAAACCCAACACTGGGGTCAATGGCAAGTTAGACTCCAAGGTCATACTTGCCATTCAAATCGTCGGAAAATTGgtgaaaaacaaaaacaaattggATTGTGGAAGTGAAATAAAGTCTAAATGTGAAATATTGGATCCCAGTTCAAATGGCACCGTCCCCTACCCATAAAAAGGCAATAACTCATTGGAGACAGGTCCATAGACACCTTCTGTTTTCTCAGGCTTGATGTGTGAGCCTCACCAGTTAATGTTGGCAGAGTATTCAACCATGTGCAGCTCAACCCCAAACCTGATCCTTGTGTGACAGTTACTTTCCAGTGTGATCAGAAACAAAAATGCTGCCTGACTTTTCCCTCTAAGATCAAGGGTACTAAGGCCAATTATAGACCCCAAATGCAGCCCCAGCTGTGACAAGGTAATTCAACACAGGCTGGTAATGGAACCTGAGAACCGCCTGATCAGGATGGTTCAGTTAAGCACCAATAAACTCAGCCATCATGGGGGACCTTtacccactctcctcactggtgaAAGTGCTCTGTAAGATTTTAATTACCATTGAAGATTATCAAATGGTTTTACACAAACTGAGGTACATGTATAATAATTGCTGCCATTTTAGTTGTTATACCATAGACCAGAGAGATGCTTTATCACCTTCAGGCTGCCCACCCACCTTTACACTGGACTGTGATGAAATGAATGAATCCATAATTTCCTGCAGTTCTTTATTTTAGTCAAACATTAAACATGAGTATGGAGTGTCAGCACAGTTTGATACTTTGATCTCttgagttttgctgaaaatagagacatgttgtcgaagcttttattcttgtactcatcaggacaatccacaagaataccaatgtaagagaaagcaAAAACTTTAtaatgtatgagaagagagtgctgattggttggcaagtggactctgattggtagaggcgttgctatggagaatgcaccagtttatggtgactgacagttagctGTCAAGcttttttgaaatttaaaccaggcagcttgactctgattagatgtgattctgcaattggacaacatttgctaaataatcctcagtgtgctaagaattacgctgacaaccaatttaagattatcggtAGGGTTCGCAGTGggtgcatttgtgtgtactggaagctacatatattaatacccggggccctgttctttacagacagaaaggacatgtacacacattgcgtttgtttcagctaaataaaataagtgacagctattcgctggttcattcctcaggccaatgtcttgaccaatcagagtcaatctacctggtttaaatttcaaacaaagcttgaaagTTAACtaccagtcaccataaactggtgcattctccatggcaacccctctaccaatcagagttcacttgtcaaccaatcagaactctcttctcatacagtataaaattgttgcttccccttacattggtattcgtgtggattgtcctgatgagtgcaagatgaaaagcttcgacaacatgtctctatttttagcagttctcaagttctgtactaccaaatgacgttGATCTCTCATTTTTGCTAAACTCAGTGAATGGATGAGAATGTAGCCCTGTGAGACTCTCTACTCTCCTGTACATTCTCCATTTAAAGTTAGTCTCTTTATTAACCAATGTCCACGCGTTTGACATTCTAGACAACTGAAGAGTTCAGTGAACTCATGAATGGATTCATCCCATTCAAAGCTGATAACTCAACTGAAGACGATCTTGATGAATATGATGAATTTGATGAAGATGATGAATTTGATGAAGATGATGAATTTGATGAAGACGAAGAAAGTGATGATGATCTGAAACGTTCAGCTGTCGACTGGACCAAGAAAGGCTGTGTTACTGCTGTAAAGAACCAGGTAAAAACCAGAAGGAATCATTCTAATGATTATTAAGTGTGAGGTTCTgaaacaatgttgaagttatgatgGACAAGTAGGAATTGGTAAGGAAAGTGCAGCTTCAATTTATATCCTATTTGCCTGAAAATGCCTCTCCTGCTCATTGCTGTTGTTTTTGTGTGTTGGTTATAGTCAGGCTTGAATAATGGCATCATGGTGTGAGTTGTCTATCTTAAGGCTCATTCATTTGCACAAAGCGATTAAAAGGTGTTTTATTCCAAAGTATAAAAGCTTTCTAACTTAACCCCAACAAGGTTCCGAAGTGCATTCTCAAATTTCCTTGTAACACTATGTCCAGTCTCACTTTGAGAATGTTCTAACATATACTCTTTACATCCTAGTTTATAATCCCATAATCACAGTTTAGTTCTGCTGGACCTTGAGCCTGTATCAATCATTCTCTCTATCCAGGCAATGCTTACTTCTGCACCTTCCACAGGAAGGCAGAACATACTGGTAAGGATGGGataaatggctgggattttacgttgggcggacaggagctagccaccaactgaaaagtcggtggcgcacCCGCTTCCACctcacataagatcataagaactaggagcaggagtaggccgtccggcccctcgagcctgctccgccattcaataagatcatggctgatcttttcgtggactcagatccacttacccgcgctcccaccatatcccttaattcctttattgttcaaaaatatatctaccttagctttaaaaacgtttactgaagaagcatcaactacttcactgggcaaggaattccatagattaacaaccctctgggtgaagaagttccttcttaattcagtcctaaacctgctccctctaatcttgaggctatgccctcttgtcctagcttcacctgccagtggaaacatcctctctacttgtatcttatctattcccttcatgattttatatgtttctataagatcccccctcattcttctgaattccaatgaatataatcccaatctactcagtctctcctcataaaccaaccccctcaactccagaatcaacctagtgaacctcctctgcaccctctcaagtgccagtacatcctttctcaagtaaggagaccaaaactgcacacagtactccaggtgtggcctcaccagtaccttatacagctgcaacataacctctctgcttttaaactcaatccctttagcaatgaaggacaaaattccatttgccttcctaattacttgctgtacctgcagaccaaccttctgcgattcatgcacaaggacacccaggtccctctgcatagcagcatgctgcaactttttaccattcaagtaataattctttttactgttactcctaccgaaatgaataacttcacatttattaaaattgtattccatctgccagacctttgcccactcactcaatgtatccatgttcctctgcaaagtttcacagtcatctgcacactttgctctgccactcatcttagtgtcatctgcaaactttgacaccctacacgtggtccccaactccaaatcatctatataaattgtaaataattgcggtcccaacaccgatccctgaggcacaccactagtgactgattgccaaccagaatagcactcatttatccccactctctgcttcctgttagtcaaccaatcctctatccatgctaatactttacccctaacgccatgcatccttatcttatgcagcagcctcttgtgcggcaccttgtcgaaggccttttggaaatctaggtacaccacatccactgggtccccattgtccaccttgctcgtaatgtcatcatagaattccaaaagatttgtcaagcatgacctgcccttcatgaacccatgctgcgtctgcccaacgggacaatttctatcgagatgccctgctatttcttccttgataatagactcaagcatcttccccattacagaggttaagctaaccggtctataattccccatcttttgtctacctccctttttaaacagtggcgtcacatctgctgttttccaatctgctgggactaccccagagtctcgcaaattttggaaaattaccaccagtgcacctgctatttctcccgccatctcttttagtaccctaggatgcattccatcagggccaggagacttatcaatccttagctctattagcttgcccaacactacctcttccgtaataatgattgtttccaggtcctcacctacgttcgtctctttgtcaattactggcatgttattaatgtcctccactgtgaagaccgatacaagatacctgttcaatgcctcagccatttcatcatatcccataactaaattccccttctcatcctctaaaggaccaacgtttactttagtcactctttttcgttttatatatttatagaaacttttgctatctgtctttatattctgtgctagttttttctcatgttctatcttacttttctttatagctctttttgtggctttctgttgacctttaaagttttcccaatcttctagtttcatgctgtttttggccactttgtatgccttctctttcaatttgatagcctcccttatttcctgagacacccatggcagattaccccttttcttccagtccttccttttcactggaatatacttttgctgagcactttgaaaaattgctttgaaagtcctccactgctcgtcaactgtcccaccataaaatctttgtttccagtctactttagccaagtcctccctcattctattgtagttccccttgttcaagcgcaggaccctggtattggattctgtattttacgggtccccaggctttaattgttccgaggcaggacttccacctgcttgaggtagccTCATTGAGCGGCCTTTTATGCATTGAGGATATACATAAAGCATTATGACTGTAATCCCCATAACATTATGAACTTCCACTAGCATCAGGACACAGATTACAATGATGGTAAGGGAAGTCCAATGTCGTTCCACAATAATGACCACTTCCTGTGTGTCATGTCTTGCTTGTCCTGATTTCCATCTTTGAACACTAATAATTAGGGGACTGCACATCTAAGGTGAAACCACAAGCCGTGACACTGTTCTGGGTAACATCACACCAGTAGATCAATGTGACTTTACTCAGAGGACAACATGATAAATCCGGTCCCACCCAGGATTCATCATTCTTTGCCAAAACATTCGGCTAGTTGATCAATTCCTTATTCCTTTTGTCACTGCTGCAAATTAATGTATTGCGCTACTAAGCTGTGAGCTAAAGGATGAACTGGAAATGGGAGCCTAGAGGAATACGTAATGGAAAATGTAAGAAAAGTAGCTTACAGACTTTCTCCTGAATATTCTTGCGTATCTTGTTTATCATGTATCTTGCTGCTtgcttatctctctgtctcttctgtcCTGTGCTTCCAAAAATTGAATCGTAAAACTAGAAGGCTTTGTTCTCCTCTGCTCACACAAGTTCCTACACTGTGTGTGCTGTTGCTGTCCCTCCACAGGATGCATCGTTCCAGTCTCTCCACAGGGTGCGCCGTTACAGTCCCTCCAAAGTTGCACTGTTACAGGGcctccacagggtgcgctgttgctgtacctggcggaacccaaactgagcgtcactgagcaggttattgctaagcaagtgccgcttgatggcactgttgatgacaccttccatcactttactgatgagtgagagtaggctgatggggcggtaattggccaggttggttttgtcctgctttttgtgtacaggacatacctgggcaattttccacattgcagggtagatgccagtgttgtagctattgccggaatattgtcaggacccatagcttttgcagtatccagtgccttcagtcatttcttgatatcacgcggagtgaatcgaattggctgaagtctggcatctgtgatgctggggactccagcaggaggccgagatggatcatcaactcggcacttctggctgaagattgttgcaaatgcttcagccttatctttcgcactgtgccaccacctctggtgggtctgtcctgccggtgggacaggacatacccggggatggtgatggcagtgtctgggacattgtctgtaagtatgattccgtgagtatgactatgtcaggcggttgcttgactagtctgtgggacagctctcccaactttggcaccagcctccagatgttagtaaggaggactttgcagggtcgacagggctgggtttgccgttgccgttgccgtttccggtgcctaggtcgatgccgggtggtccgtcctgtttcattcctttttattgacttcgtagcagttaggtacaactgagtggcttgctaggccatttcagagggcatgtaagagttaaccacattgctgtgggtctggagtcacatgtaggccagaccaggtaaggacagcagatctccttccctaaaggacatcagtgaaccagatgggtttttacaacaattgacaatggtttcatggccatcattggactagcttttaattctaaatttattaattaaattcaaattccaccttctgctttggtgggaatcgaacccagagcaataccctgagtctctgggttactagtccagtgataataccactacgccactgcctaccctactgcggtagtgaattccacaggttcaccaccctctgtgaagaaatttctcatctcagttcgaaatggcataccccatatcctgagactgtgacctttgTTCGGGACTCCCCAGccttcgggaacatcctccctgcatctagactgtctagtcctgttagaattttataggtatgtgtgagatcccctctcattcttgtcAACTCCAGTAAATATAGGTCTAGAcgtcccaatctctcctcatacgtcaatcctgccaacccaggaatcagcctagtaaatcttcccagcttttccaacctccctccatggcaagaacatccttcctcaaataaggagaccaaaactgcacacaatactccagatgttgtctcaccaaggccctgtagaacTGCAGTGATATATTGCCTCGCCTCATTCCCTCTGCCAAAGTGCACCACCtcacacctgtcagtattaaattccatttgccacctgttCTGCCTACTCCACTAGCCCATCCATGCCCCACCACAGGTGGTGCCTGTCACACCTccatggtgtcatcggcaaatcctGAGATTCTATTCTGTATCCCAAGATCTAAGTCATCCACATATAGCCTGTCTTTTCTTCTTTTTGAACCCAGGGCTAACATCAAGTACTCCCAGCTCAGGTATTGCACAGGTTTGTTGCAAATCTCCCTTTATTCTTCACCAACAACGTGGTTGCACTCCATTCTCAGGTGGACACTTACTCCTGCACCAGTGTGGCATTCCCATTTTCCACAGCAACATCCTTTACGTCTCTGAGTGAGATTGCTAATTTAATGCCAATTGATGTCCATTTTTCCACCTTGGTCTCATGCTTATTAAGAAGTGGGTTGAGACTGTCCAACTTCACATCTGACTCCTACAGCCCACAGAGAGATTATCATTCCATCAGTCTGAACTGAGTTTAAACCTGGGTCACAAGCAGTGTGCTAACTTACTCTGCCCCGATTCCATTCCTAATCCTTCTTGTTTAAATTATTCTACAGTGAGTCATGTCTTGGCTCTAAAAAGCAAGAGCGAAAGAATTGCCCTCCCAATCCTGACACTCAGGCACTCACTGATCCCACGTGTTTCCTCTAAACCTCATAATGAAGATGGACCAACATCATCAGTGTAAATCTATACTGCACCTTACAAGAGATAGgaaaagtattttatttttatatctgGATATTTTTCATGTGATTGTGTtctggtctgtaattaccagggaaGGTGTGGCTCGTGTTGGGCTTTCAGTGCGACTGGTGCCATCGAAGGACAGTGGTGTATAAAACGAAGAAGACTTGTTAATCTGAGTGAACAGAATCTGGTGGATTGTACCACCAGATATGGAAACAGAGGATGTCGTGGTGGATGGATGTCGAATGCATTTAGATATGTGATTGTAAATAGAGGCATCGACTCTGCTGTATCATATCCATATACTGGACGGGTAAATCTCTTTTAAATGTATTTTCAAATTCATCAGGTACATTTTGTTTGCAGCATTCATGGCATTTGACAGCACAGCCAAGTCCAAATAGAATGGAATCTGACATTCTACTTTGGATCAATTCTTCCCTGGGAATCTGCTCCTAGGCTTCCACCAATGCCACTGTACAAACAGCACTCGGAAGGTGAGCAAATATTACCTTTCAGGAAGAGGCTAGCTCTCCCTCTCATTTCTCCCCTTGTAATGTCCACACACCTCCTGCTATCATGCAATTTGGATGAGTAATTAAGAGTGTTTATGTTCATAGGTATTACTGCTCACCATTCTGTGAGCCAGAATGTTGATGTGACAGTCACCTGAGTCAGCATATCATTTGGCATGCATTGTGTTTGATCTGTGGAACTTACAACATCATCCAGTACAACAGTTACCATAACAACATAACAGTGTACAGGAGTGGAAAAATAGgactaaacagaatattgtgatctGTATGGTACACTCATACAGTCCATCTGGCTGGTCAGTTACTCAAGTATAAGCTGTTTTTTTAAGCACAAAACAGTTTAAATTTGGGGTGTGATCTAAACACAAGTTATTAATGTTTGTTGGGAAGGCTCACATTTGGGGTGCAAACTATTTGAAAGTGCAAACTATGTGTAAATATAATGATTTGGTAACAGAGGTGTTTACTCTTTAGAAATGCAATTTAAGCTGCAATTTGATCATTCAAAGTTTTGAATATTAGAGTGTGATTACAATAAACTATTTTGAAACTGTTCTTAGGTGAATATTTGGGTAAATTGCCTTTAGTGTTGGTGCTGCTTCTGCAGCAGTCACTGTTCTTACTGCTGATGACACTTCACGTCACAATTGCCCCTCTGCTATCATCCCGATCAGCCTCCTGCAAATATCTCCCAGCTCCTGGTATCAATGCTACACAGCTCCAGCTTGTTCTTCTgtgcattctgtgattctgtatagaTATCATTAGCATTT comes from Heterodontus francisci isolate sHetFra1 chromosome 36, sHetFra1.hap1, whole genome shotgun sequence and encodes:
- the LOC137351774 gene encoding digestive cysteine proteinase 2-like isoform X2; the protein is MKFPLFLGCVVVSILVVVSGHTFDSILDEDWKSWKSQHEKQYTEEEDSYRRMNWEDNMRYIQQHNLEHSMGKHTFTVGMNQFGDLTTEEFSELMNGFIPFKADNSTEDDLDEYDEFDEDDEFDEDDEFDEDEESDDDLKRSAVDWTKKGCVTAVKNQGRCGSCWAFSATGAIEGQWCIKRRRLVNLSEQNLVDCTTRYGNRGCRGGWMSNAFRYVIVNRGIDSAVSYPYTGRDGRCRFRRSGVVAKIRSFRNIRNEPGLQRAVKRKGPIAVAIDASRRSFQFYKSGVYYDRRCSRRPNHAVLVVGYGRQHGMEYWMVKNSWGRTWGDNGYIKMAKDRNNHCGIASYAVYPIV
- the LOC137351774 gene encoding digestive cysteine proteinase 2-like isoform X1; its protein translation is MDVGDTRLSIMKFPLFLGCVVVSILVVVSGHTFDSILDEDWKSWKSQHEKQYTEEEDSYRRMNWEDNMRYIQQHNLEHSMGKHTFTVGMNQFGDLTTEEFSELMNGFIPFKADNSTEDDLDEYDEFDEDDEFDEDDEFDEDEESDDDLKRSAVDWTKKGCVTAVKNQGRCGSCWAFSATGAIEGQWCIKRRRLVNLSEQNLVDCTTRYGNRGCRGGWMSNAFRYVIVNRGIDSAVSYPYTGRDGRCRFRRSGVVAKIRSFRNIRNEPGLQRAVKRKGPIAVAIDASRRSFQFYKSGVYYDRRCSRRPNHAVLVVGYGRQHGMEYWMVKNSWGRTWGDNGYIKMAKDRNNHCGIASYAVYPIV